The Populus alba chromosome 4, ASM523922v2, whole genome shotgun sequence genome contains a region encoding:
- the LOC118033034 gene encoding uncharacterized protein yields MLLFLLLSLVFFPSPSLSLNQEGLYLQQIKLSLSDPDSALSSWSGRDTTPCSWFGIQCDPTTNSVTSVDLSNTNIAGPFPSLLCRLQNLTFLSVFNNYINATLPSDISTCRNLQHLDLSQNLLTGTLPHTLADLPNLRYLDLTGNNFSGDIPDTFARFQKLEVISLVYNLFDGIIPPFLGNISTLKVLNLSYNPFATGRIPPELGNLTNLEILWLTACNLIGEIPDSLSRLKKLTDLDLAFNNLVGSIPSSLTELTSIVQIELYNNSLTGELPPGMGKLTDLKRLDASMNQLTGSIPDELCRLPLESLNLYENRFRGSLPPSIADSPNLYELRLFRNELTGELPQNLGKKSALRWLDVSNNNFSGQIPASLCENGELEEILMIYNSFSGQIPESLSQCRSLTRVRLGYNRLSGEVPAGFWGLPHVSLFDLVNNSLSGPISKTIAGAANLSMLIIDRNNFDGNLPEEIGFLANLSEFSGSENRFSGSLPGSIVNLKELGSLDLHGNALSGDLPDGVNSWKKMNELNLGNNALSGKIPDGIGGMSVLNYLDLSNNRFSGKIPIGLQNLKLNQLNLSNNRLSGEIPPLFAKGMYKSSFIGNPGLCGDIEGLCDGKGGGRGRGYAWLMRSIFVLAVLVLIVGVVWFYFKYRNFKKARAVEKSKWTLISFHKLGFSEYEILDCLDEDNVIGSGLSGKVYKVVLSNGEAVAVKKIWGGVKKQSDDVDVEKGQAIQDDGFDAEVATLGKIRHKNIVKLWCCCTNKDYKLLVYEYMPNGSLGDLLHSSKGGLLDWPTRYKIVVDAAEGLSYLHHDCVPPIVHRDVKSNNILLDGDFGARVADFGVAKVVDSTGKPKSMSVIAGSCGYIAPEYAYTLRVNEKSDIYSFGVVILELVTGKRPVDPDYGEKDLVKWVCTTLDQKGVDHVIDPKLDSCFKEEICKVLNIGILCTSPLPINRPSMRRVVKMLQEIGAENLSKIAKKDGKLTPYYYEDTSDHGSVA; encoded by the exons ATGcttcttttccttctcctttccctcgTCTTCTTTCCCTCCCCTTCCCTTTCTCTGAACCAAGAAGGCCTTTACCTCCAACAAATCAAGCTCTCTCTTTCAGACCCAGACTCAGCTCTCTCTTCATGGTCCGGCCGAGACACCACCCCTTGCTCGTGGTTCGGCATCCAATGTGACCCGACTACAAACTCTGTGACTTCCGTAGACTTGTCCAACACCAACATAGCTGGTCCTTTCCCTTCCCTCCTTTGCCGTCTCCAAAACCTTACTTTCCTTTCCGTCTTCAACAACTACATCAACGCCACTCTCCCTTCAGATATCTCCACGTGTCGGAATCTCCAACACCTTGATCTTTCTCAAAATCTACTCACGGGTACCCTCCCTCACACCTTGGCTGACCTCCCTAACCTCAGATACCTTGACCTTACCGGAAACAACTTCTCAGGAGACATTCCCGATACTTTCGCTCGTTTTCAAAAACTCGAGGTCATTTCTCTCGTTTATAATCTCTTCGACGGTATAATACCACCTTTTTTAGGCAACATTAGCACCCTCAAAGTGCTCAATCTGTCGTACAACCCGTTCGCAACGGGTCGGATCCCTCCCGAATTGGGTAACTTGACAAATCTGGAGATTTTGTGGCTCACTGCGTGTAATTTAATTGGCGAAATCCCTGACTCACTGTCTCGACTCAAGAAACTCACCGATTTAGACCTTGCATTCAACAACCTTGTCGGTTCCATCCCAAGCTCACTCACTGAGTTGACCAGCATAGTCCAAATCGAACTCTACAACAACTCGTTGACCGGTGAGTTGCCTCCGGGGATGGGGAAGCTTACTGATTTAAAGCGACTCGACGCGTCAATGAACCAGTTGACCGGGTCGATTCCAGACGAGCTGTGTCGTTTACCGTTAGAGAGTCTCAATCTCTACGAGAATAGATTTAGAGGGAGTTTGCCTCCAAGCATAGCCGACTCACCGAACTTATACGAACTCAGGCTGTTTCGGAACGAACTCACTGGAGAGTTGCCTCAAAATCTTGGCAAAAAATCGGCATTAAGATGGCTAGACGTGTCCAACAACAACTTTTCCGGCCAAATCCCGGCAAGTTTATGTGAAAATGGCGAGTTAGAGGAGATTTTGATGATATATAACTCGTTTTCAGGTCAAATACCGGAAAGTTTGAGTCAATGCCGGAGTCTGACCCGGGTCCGGCTGGGCTATAACCGGTTATCCGGCGAAGTGCCAGCTGGGTTTTGGGGGCTGCCTCATGTTTCGTTGTTTGATCTTGTTAATAATTCACTATCGGGTCCGATTTCGAAAACAATTGCAGGTGCTGCAAATTTGTCTATGTTGATTATTGACAGGAATAACTTTGATGGGAACTTACCGGAGGAAATCGGGTTTTTGGCTAATCTCTCTGAGTTTTCGGGTAGTGAAAATAGGTTTAGCGGATCGTTGCCTGGGAGCATAGTGAATTTGAAAGAGCTAGGAAGTTTGGATCTTCATGGGAATGCCCTATCGGGTGATCTACCAGATGGGGTTAATTCATGGAAGAAAATGAATGAGCTAAACTTGGGAAATAATGCTCTTTCTGGGAAGATTCCGGATGGAATTGGAGGAATGTCCGTGCTTAATTATCTTGATTTGTCGAATAATAGGTTTTCGGGGAAAATTCCAATCGGTTTGCAGAATCTGAAGTTAAATCAgcttaatttatcaaataatcgGCTGTCAGGAGAGATTCCACCCTTGTTTGCAAAGGGAATGTACAAGAGTAGCTTTATTGGGAATCCTGGTTTGTGTGGTGATATTGAGGGATTGTGTGATGGGAAGGGTGGTGGGAGAGGTAGAGGTTATGCTTGGTTGATGAGGTCTATTTTCGTACTTGCTGTGTTAGTTCTGATTGTTGGTGTGGTTTGGTTTTATTTCAAGTACAGAAATTTCAAGAAAGCAAGAGCTGTTGAGAAGTCAAAATGGACGTTGATCTCGTTTCATAAACTGGGTTTTAGTGAGTATGAGATCTTGGATTGTCTCGATGAGGATAATGTTATAGGGAGTGGATTGTCGGGGAAAGTTTACAAGGTTGTGCTTAGCAATGGCGAGGCTGTCGCAGTGAAGAAGATCTGGGGAGGAGTGAAGAAGCAGAGCGATGATGTTGATGTCGAGAAAGGTCAGGCGATTCAAGATGATGGTTTTGATGCAGAGGTTGCTACTTTGGGTAAGATTAGGCACAAGAACATTGTTAAGCTATGGTGTTGCTGTACCAATAAAGACTACAAGCTTTTGGTGTATGAATACATGCCTAATGGTAGCTTGGGTGACCTGTTGCATAGTAGCAAGGGAGGTTTGTTGGATTGGCCAACAAGGTACAAGATTGTTGTTGATGCAGCCGAGGGACTTTCTTATTTGCATCATGATTGTGTTCCTCCCATTGTGCATAGAGATGTGAAGTCCAACAATATATTACTGGATGGTGATTTTGGAGCTCGGGTAGCTGATTTTGGTGTCGCCAAGGTGGTTGATTCAACCGGAAAGCCTAAATCCATGTCAGTCATTGCAGGGTCCTGTGGTTACATTGCTCCAG AGTATGCATACACCCTTCGAGTGAACGAGAAGAGTGACATCTACAGCTTTGGTGTCGTAATTCTCGAGTTGGTAACTGGCAAACGCCCCGTTGATCCAGACTACGGAGAAAAGGACTTGGTCAAGTGGGTATGCACCACTTTAGACCAGAAGGGAGTGGACCATGTTATTGACCCAAAACTTGATTCTTGTTTCAAGGAAGAGATATGCAAAGTCCTCAACATCGGCATCCTCTGCACCAGTCCCCTTCCCATCAACCGCCCATCGATGAGGAGGGTGGTGAAAATGCTGCAAGAAATTGGGGCAGAGAATCTGTCCAAGATTGCTAAAAAGGATGGCAAGTTGACGCCTTATTACTATGAGGACACCTCAGATCATGGGAGTGTAGCTTGA